From the genome of Desulfatibacillum aliphaticivorans DSM 15576:
GCAGACTCATGCTGGAAATGGAAAGCCTTTGGCTTTGCCTGTCCGAGCCGGGCGTTGACCCTACCAACAACCGGGCGGAAAGGGCCTTGCGTTACGGGGTGATCTGGCGCAAACGGAGCCTGGGAACCCAAAGCGAAAAAGGCGACCGCTGGGTGGAACGCATCCTCAGCCTCAAACATACCTTAAGAATGCACGGCCTTCCTGTGTATCCCAGACTCGTCCAAATTATCTCCGACTTCCTGAAAAACCAACCCACAGACCTTGCATGGATCAGTAACCCGGGCTAACTACCCCCTGAAGGCTTACAATAAAAAGCCGCCGAAAAGGGAGGGGGAGGGAGATCTGCCCAGTGCGAAAAAGAAAGGGGCCGGCCAAAAAAAGGCCAGCCCCTTGGGATTGTCCGGCGCCGGAGGTCGGACTTGAACCGACACGGGCCGAAGCCCACTGGATTTTGAGGACAGTGTATCCCGGTCTCGACAGCTAATAAAATCAAGCATTTATCCCTGCCACCTTGGGCGTTTCTCCCATATTTCTCCCATTGTCGACATTTTCAGACAGTTCCGGCATGCGGTTTAAAATGCGTTTTTTATGCTCCGGGCTCCCGGCATCGGCATACCACATGGGCATGGAATAGTCCTTCCAGTTGCCCAAAACCCGGAGCGTTTCCACGTCACACCCATTTTGAAGCATCATGCTTGCCCTGATGCGGCTTCATCCTGAAAGCTATTAAAGAACAGGCGGAGGCTAACCACTTAAAGGCATTAAGCATCCTGCATCTTCATGATGCGAAAAAGAGCGAGATCGCCCAAATAGTCCACTCGAAGTATGCAATCAACGCCCTTGATTTTATCTTCAATCGCCCCTCATTCAAGGCGTCTGACTTTGGAAGCCGGACATTCCCAAACATTCGGCTATAAGAATCCTTGGCCTGCACGAAAATGGATTGCTGGAAGTTATTCGGGAAGCCTAAGGAAGAACCCCGGCCAAATACGCTTTTGCCGACAAGTCCATTCCCTATTCGCCTACTCATCTAAACAATTGAAGGTTACCCCATGGACTCCAACAAATATGCTTGAAAACTATGTTATTGTAAGTTATGGGTTTTGTTATTTCATATAATTTCCATGGCATAATTAGTTGATTGGACATGAAATATCCTTCACAAGGCATTTTTAGAAACCCAAAACGATGCGCACTTTGGATGAAATCAGGGCTGACATTATTTTCCTGCAATCCAAGGCTGAGGGGGCGCCCGATGAGATCATCGGAGTATCAGCATGACTGACAATCATAATTTGCCTGCTTTGCCGGATGATCCCGGCGAGTTTCTCCTTTACCAGACCGATGACCATGGCGCACGGGTGGATGTTCGCCTGCACCAAGAGACCGTATGGCTTTCCCTTAACCAGATGGCGAGCCTGTTCCAACGCGATAAATCTGTAATATCAAGGCATATCCGCAGCGTATTTGAGGAAGGCGAACTAAATCGGGAGGCAACTGTTGCAAAATTTGCAACAGTTCAAACCGAGGGGACGAGGAAGGTTGAACGCCAGATCGAGTTTTTTAACCTGGATGTAATCATCTCTGTGGGCTACCGGGTCAAGTCGCTCCGTGGCACCCAGTTCCGCATGTGGGCCACCCAAAAACTAAAAGAGTACATGGTCAAAGGGTTCGTCATGGACGACGAACGGCTCAAGAATCCACCTGTCAAGGATTCCGCCGTTCCTGACTACTTTGACGAAATGCTCGAACGCATCCGCGACATTCGGGCCAGTGAACGGCGGATGTACCTGCGGGTGCGGGAAATCTTCGCCATGGCAGGGGATTACGATCCCTCCTGGAGTGAAACCACCAAGTACTTCAGCATTATCCAGAACAAGCTCCACTATGCAGCCACTGGCATGACGGCTCCTGAACTCATCAAGTCCCGGGCCGACCACATGGCCTCCAACATGGGGCTGACCACCTGGAAAGGCGGCGAAGTCCGCAAAACCGATGTGACCATCGCGAAAAACTACCTGGATGAAAAAGAAATCGAGGAACTGAACCGCATTGTGGTCATGTGGCTGGATTTTGCCGAAGACCAGGCGAGGAGGCGTAGGCAGATTTTCATGAAGGACTGGGAAATGAAGCTGGATGATTTCCTGATCTTTAACGAAAGAAAAGTGCTGCCCAATGCAGGCAAAGTGACCAAAAAGGCGGCAGACAACCATGCCAGGGCCGAATATGACAAGTTTGAGGCAAGGCGCAGGGAGTACAAGGAATCCCTTGGTGAATCAAATTATGTAAGGCAACTGGAGGAGGCGGCCAAAATGCTGCCCGCAGGGAAAGGGAAGACAAAAAAATGAGGCTGAAGCCCTCTCTCGAAAAAAAACTTTGGTTCGCCCTGGTTAAGTAAGGGCCATAAGTGTTTGAATTTAAAACCGGTATTAGCATCATGCTATCCAATCTTGTTCGCAGCCTGGGCACGCAATGAATGCGTTATAAGGAAATATTTGTGTAGTCCTTAAAATCCTATGGACAACTCAAGTTTTGGGACTCATGTATTTTAGGCGCAAATTCGGGCGCAGTAAAGAGCCTCTGAAACAAAAAGGGGCCGGCCTAAAAAGGCCAGCCCCTTGGGGGTGTCTGGTACCGGAGGTCGGACTTGAACCGACACGGGCCGAAGCCCACTGGATTTTGAGTCCAGCGCGTCTACCAATTTCACCACTCCGGCAAAATGATAAGTCGGGACATTAAAAAATAATCATCAACTTTGTCAACCAAATTATGAAGGCGGGGTTAAAAAGACAGCAGGCTGGGGCTATTTCAGCGGTTTCAGGCGCGCCCAGGCCGCCCTTATCCCGCCTCCCTTGCTTTTTGCGCCGCCAAATATTCCGGCGGCCGCCCCGGTCCGGCAATTATGCTTGACACAGGCCCTGGCAAAGAATAACTTCCCCATTTAAGAGGAATTGTTAACCCCCTTTGCAACCCACCAAGGTCAGGCAGGAGCCCAAAAAGATGTTTGGCATAGGCATGCAGGAGTTGGTTGTCATTCTTTTGGTGGCCTTGATTTTCATCGGCCCCAAAAAGCTGCCGGAAATCGCCCAGGCCCTTGGCAAGGGCTTTGCCGAGTTCCGGAAAGCCACCCAGGACATCAAGGACTCCCTGGATATTGACAACGACGTCTCCCAGGTGAAAAGCGCTTTTAAGGACATGCAGGACGAGGTGAAAGGCGCGGTTTCCGACGCCAAACAGGCTCCGAAAATTTGGGAGGATCCTCCCTCTGCCAAGCAGGCCCCGGAGCCCGAGCCGGACAAGGTCCTGGCCGCCGAACCTGAGGAAGACCCATACAGCAAAGCCCAGGCCCAGGCCGAGGCGGAAGCCCATGATGGCGCCGACGACGACCAGGACAAGAAAACCCCAGCCGCTGAGGACGCCCCGGAGTCATGACCGAAGAAAATATGGCCGAAGAAAAACAGATGCCCCTGACCGAGCACCTGGAGGAGCTCCGGAGCCGCCTGATTGTCTGCGTGGTCACGGTTCTTGTCGGCTTTTTCGTCAGCTACGGATTCAAGGAACAGCTTTTCGCCTTGGTGGCCAGGCCCTTGAATATCGCCATGGGCGAAGGCGGCAAGCTCATCTTCACCAGCTTGACCGAGCCTTTTATCGCCTATCTGAAAATATCCTTTTTCGGCGGAATCATTATTGCTCTGCCCGTGATTCTTTACGAAATTTGGGCCTTTGTGGCGCCTGGCCTTTATTCCAAGGAAAAAAAGGTGATTTTTCCCCTGGTTTTTTTGGGATGCCTTTTTTTCGCCGGAGGGGCGAGCTTCGGCTACTTCATTGTTTTTCCCATGGGCTTTAAAGTTCTGCTGGCTTTCGGGGGGGACGTTGCGGACGCCCTGCCTTCCATGAAGGAGTACCTTGGACTGGCCACCAAACTGCTGAT
Proteins encoded in this window:
- the tatC gene encoding twin-arginine translocase subunit TatC; this encodes MAEEKQMPLTEHLEELRSRLIVCVVTVLVGFFVSYGFKEQLFALVARPLNIAMGEGGKLIFTSLTEPFIAYLKISFFGGIIIALPVILYEIWAFVAPGLYSKEKKVIFPLVFLGCLFFAGGASFGYFIVFPMGFKVLLAFGGDVADALPSMKEYLGLATKLLIAFGVVFELPLFIVTFSRMGMVTPQMLRKGRKYALVIFVICGAILTPPDPFSQLMMAAPLVILYEISIIGAVIFGKKPEPETDVDDIDDID
- a CDS encoding twin-arginine translocase TatA/TatE family subunit, whose protein sequence is MQPTKVRQEPKKMFGIGMQELVVILLVALIFIGPKKLPEIAQALGKGFAEFRKATQDIKDSLDIDNDVSQVKSAFKDMQDEVKGAVSDAKQAPKIWEDPPSAKQAPEPEPDKVLAAEPEEDPYSKAQAQAEAEAHDGADDDQDKKTPAAEDAPES
- a CDS encoding virulence RhuM family protein, coding for MTDNHNLPALPDDPGEFLLYQTDDHGARVDVRLHQETVWLSLNQMASLFQRDKSVISRHIRSVFEEGELNREATVAKFATVQTEGTRKVERQIEFFNLDVIISVGYRVKSLRGTQFRMWATQKLKEYMVKGFVMDDERLKNPPVKDSAVPDYFDEMLERIRDIRASERRMYLRVREIFAMAGDYDPSWSETTKYFSIIQNKLHYAATGMTAPELIKSRADHMASNMGLTTWKGGEVRKTDVTIAKNYLDEKEIEELNRIVVMWLDFAEDQARRRRQIFMKDWEMKLDDFLIFNERKVLPNAGKVTKKAADNHARAEYDKFEARRREYKESLGESNYVRQLEEAAKMLPAGKGKTKK